A single genomic interval of Stieleria maiorica harbors:
- a CDS encoding DUF1592 domain-containing protein, whose amino-acid sequence MRTEFVQQFCIDCHDQYTQEGGLNLEELAFNPSDASNRRRWVTVFDRVRAGEMPPEDGDRPDQTSLEGFLSTIDAPIIQVLRDETQTLGRVRARRLNRTEYENTMHDLLGIDIPLRDFLPEDTYHDGFATVAQAQQVSHHLLEKYLNAADAALDEAFGRALDGEREPFSHTYTSAELGRKVGQRDPWHVGDKTIAWSATQVYHGRVPETEVKRTGWYRITLHDAHAVNINSNQGVWCTVRTGVGFATAPMMYLAGVFRADDTPRDVSFDAWIRKGHLIEARPTDHTIERVRGNKLNNYRGSARDKRPLPKVPGLAYTSITMESIHKSPPPDEVAKRLFGDANVDVEMPRDEIMELVKRFATRVFRRPLTEDELAPYVLLVDEDLKAGVSPRETLKRGYRTILCSPRFLFFNETPGELDDFAIATRLSYFLWSTMPDETLIAAAEAGELTGKRTRQKHVQRMLDDPRAERLVEALADQWLNLREIDFTTPDAGLYPEFDETLQQSMVDETHAFLAKLIRDDLPAANLVDSDFAMLNERLAKHYGIPDVHHEQIRPVSLTPKSHRGGLITQGSILKVTANGTTTSPVIRGAFINERILGVEIPPPPDNVPAIEPDIRGAVSIREQLEKHSNQTSCAACHIKIDPPGFALENYDVTGGWRTRYRNSRNKTSGLPVDPHHQTADGEMFQDIEQFKQIVLRDPEQIARNFTHQLTTYSTGAPASFSDRTVVQEILEQTRSQQFGIRSLIHAVIDSSLFLHK is encoded by the coding sequence GTGCGAACAGAGTTCGTGCAGCAATTCTGCATCGATTGTCACGACCAATACACCCAAGAGGGCGGATTGAATCTGGAGGAATTGGCGTTTAATCCCTCCGACGCGTCCAATCGTCGACGATGGGTGACCGTTTTCGACCGAGTCCGGGCCGGCGAAATGCCACCGGAAGACGGCGACCGCCCCGATCAAACCTCGCTCGAAGGCTTTTTGTCAACGATCGATGCGCCGATCATCCAAGTGTTGCGTGATGAAACTCAAACGCTCGGTCGCGTCCGTGCCCGTCGACTGAACCGGACGGAGTACGAGAACACGATGCACGATTTGCTGGGCATCGACATTCCGCTGCGCGACTTTTTGCCCGAGGACACTTACCACGACGGATTTGCGACGGTCGCCCAAGCACAGCAGGTGTCGCATCATTTGCTGGAAAAATACCTCAATGCGGCCGACGCGGCGTTGGACGAAGCATTCGGGCGCGCTCTCGACGGCGAACGTGAGCCGTTCTCGCACACCTACACCAGTGCCGAGTTGGGCCGAAAGGTTGGACAACGCGATCCCTGGCATGTCGGTGACAAGACGATCGCGTGGTCGGCCACCCAGGTGTACCACGGGCGAGTTCCGGAAACGGAGGTGAAACGCACCGGTTGGTATCGGATCACCTTGCACGATGCCCACGCCGTCAACATCAATTCCAATCAAGGGGTTTGGTGCACGGTCCGTACAGGCGTGGGATTTGCCACGGCGCCGATGATGTATCTGGCGGGCGTCTTTCGCGCCGACGACACGCCCCGCGACGTCAGTTTCGATGCCTGGATTCGCAAAGGACATTTGATCGAAGCGCGACCGACGGACCACACCATCGAACGCGTGCGCGGAAACAAGCTGAACAATTACCGGGGTTCGGCTCGCGACAAACGGCCGCTGCCCAAGGTGCCGGGACTCGCCTACACGTCGATCACGATGGAGTCGATTCACAAGTCACCGCCGCCGGATGAGGTCGCCAAGAGGTTGTTCGGCGATGCGAATGTCGACGTGGAAATGCCCCGTGACGAAATCATGGAGTTGGTCAAACGATTCGCGACGCGAGTCTTTCGTCGCCCGTTGACCGAAGACGAACTGGCGCCGTATGTGTTGTTGGTCGACGAAGATCTGAAGGCGGGAGTCAGCCCACGCGAGACGTTGAAGCGAGGGTACCGCACGATTCTGTGCTCGCCGCGGTTTCTGTTTTTTAACGAGACGCCCGGCGAACTCGATGACTTCGCCATCGCGACGCGACTGAGCTATTTCCTGTGGTCGACGATGCCCGATGAGACGCTGATCGCGGCGGCCGAGGCCGGGGAGCTGACCGGCAAACGGACTCGGCAAAAGCACGTTCAGCGGATGCTCGACGACCCGCGTGCCGAGCGTTTGGTCGAAGCGTTGGCCGACCAGTGGCTGAATCTTCGCGAGATCGATTTCACCACCCCCGACGCGGGACTTTATCCCGAATTCGACGAAACGCTACAGCAGTCGATGGTTGATGAAACCCACGCCTTTTTGGCGAAGCTGATTCGCGACGACTTGCCGGCCGCCAACCTGGTCGATTCCGACTTTGCGATGCTGAACGAGCGGTTGGCAAAACACTACGGAATCCCCGATGTCCACCACGAACAAATCCGCCCGGTGTCACTGACGCCAAAGTCACATCGCGGCGGGCTGATCACTCAGGGTTCGATTTTAAAGGTCACTGCTAACGGGACGACAACGTCACCGGTGATCCGTGGTGCATTCATCAACGAACGGATTCTCGGTGTCGAAATCCCACCACCGCCGGACAACGTCCCGGCCATCGAACCGGACATTCGCGGCGCCGTTTCGATTCGTGAGCAGCTGGAAAAGCACAGCAATCAGACCTCCTGTGCGGCGTGTCACATCAAGATCGACCCGCCGGGATTCGCGTTGGAAAACTATGACGTGACCGGCGGCTGGCGGACCCGCTATCGCAACTCCAGAAACAAAACATCTGGACTGCCCGTTGACCCGCACCACCAGACGGCCGATGGGGAAATGTTTCAGGATATCGAACAGTTCAAACAGATCGTCTTGCGTGATCCAGAACAGATCGCTCGAAATTTCACGCACCAATTGACGACGTACTCCACAGGCGCCCCGGCCTCGTTCAGTGACCGAACGGTGGTCCAGGAAATCCTTGAACAAACTCGATCGCAACAATTCGGCATCCGTTCATTGATTCACGCCGTGATCGACAGCTCGCTCTTTTTGCACAAATAG
- a CDS encoding DUF1559 domain-containing protein, with protein MTIRDDQSIGLNRSKRRPLRIHRAFTLIELLVVISMMGVLVSLLSSGVQAAREQSRRISCANHLRQQSLALHQFHDQFGRLPFGNDRGAGRNQSWAAAVLGQLEQPEIAGLWDRKVAWNDATRNLQLSVTVLPVFRCPTSVNDFPGDTDYAGVMGSALASARSLVGLDINNGVLIGSSPQRRTAVTLTEIVDGTSQTLMIAEVVDRLSSEHGLWADGRSAISHDNGGINVDGSGEIFSLHPAGAQVAFADGSVHFMTESMDPSLIGALCSRNGREITPAIESHD; from the coding sequence ATGACCATCAGAGACGATCAGTCGATTGGATTGAATCGCAGCAAGCGGCGCCCCCTGCGGATACACCGCGCGTTTACGTTGATCGAATTGCTGGTGGTCATCAGCATGATGGGAGTCCTCGTCTCGTTGCTATCATCCGGCGTTCAAGCCGCTCGGGAACAGTCGCGTCGTATCAGCTGTGCGAATCACCTGCGTCAACAGTCGCTGGCACTGCATCAGTTTCACGACCAGTTCGGCAGACTTCCCTTCGGTAATGATCGCGGCGCCGGCAGGAATCAATCGTGGGCCGCCGCGGTGCTGGGGCAATTGGAACAGCCTGAGATCGCCGGCCTTTGGGACCGCAAGGTTGCTTGGAATGACGCCACACGCAATCTGCAACTCTCGGTGACCGTGTTGCCTGTGTTTCGTTGCCCCACGTCCGTCAATGACTTTCCGGGCGACACCGACTACGCCGGCGTGATGGGCAGCGCACTGGCGAGCGCACGATCGTTGGTCGGACTGGACATCAACAACGGCGTCCTGATCGGGTCGTCCCCCCAACGCCGAACTGCGGTGACGCTGACGGAAATCGTCGACGGCACCAGCCAAACCCTGATGATTGCTGAAGTCGTCGATCGATTGTCTTCCGAACATGGTCTTTGGGCTGATGGCCGTAGCGCCATTTCTCATGACAACGGCGGCATCAACGTCGACGGCAGCGGCGAGATCTTCAGCCTCCATCCCGCGGGGGCTCAAGTCGCTTTCGCGGATGGTTCAGTGCACTTCATGACCGAATCCATGGATCCATCGCTGATCGGTGCACTGTGTTCTCGTAACGGTCGCGAAATCACGCCAGCGATTGAATCACACGATTGA
- the lnt gene encoding apolipoprotein N-acyltransferase, giving the protein MTGSMILSPWLILVPALLMSVAWLMPDSGVLSTLGWAILVRMAIARTVRPAARLGLICGLIHLLFAFHWVPRTIYETTNLGIVGSFAGFLLFLVWESIPFAAFAGSASILWRIGRVWVFVVVPIWVAMETLWPRVFPWSIAHTYLDDPPVVQLAELGGTPLIAAWAMAGSVLLASWSTGMTAVRPASAIAPPGQLPLAIVGVILVGCFIWGERRADQVAQLQCGSSLFRVAIVQVDPTKVGAVERLRELSDSIRDPVDLYVWPESSLGIYHSALADFRDEQRTTELSEAPNPALVPYANNRAHLLAGAKTYDEGGRDRGPYRNCAFLIDADNRIVARTSKRTLMPIGEYVPMEPLLPWIREWLAVDMDLVRGNDFAPLILPGGINIGVTVCYEDTDPSIAAANFRCGANVLVGLINASAFSSEITLEQHLRLARLRAVENRTWFLRCSSTGITCIIDPAGRVVQRLPCGVEGVLVANIPCTTD; this is encoded by the coding sequence ATGACAGGTTCGATGATCCTATCTCCCTGGTTGATTCTGGTACCGGCACTGCTGATGAGCGTCGCCTGGCTCATGCCAGACAGCGGAGTCCTTAGTACGCTCGGCTGGGCCATCTTGGTTCGCATGGCGATCGCGAGAACCGTCCGTCCGGCCGCGCGGCTCGGCTTGATCTGTGGACTGATTCATTTGCTATTCGCATTCCATTGGGTGCCGCGAACGATCTATGAAACGACCAACCTGGGCATCGTCGGCTCGTTCGCCGGATTCCTGTTGTTTCTGGTTTGGGAATCCATTCCCTTTGCGGCCTTTGCAGGCTCAGCCTCGATCCTCTGGCGCATCGGTCGCGTTTGGGTTTTTGTGGTCGTTCCGATTTGGGTCGCGATGGAAACGTTGTGGCCGAGGGTTTTTCCCTGGTCGATTGCGCACACGTATTTGGATGATCCGCCGGTCGTCCAATTGGCGGAACTCGGCGGCACGCCGTTGATCGCGGCCTGGGCTATGGCAGGCAGCGTACTCTTGGCATCGTGGTCGACGGGAATGACCGCCGTACGCCCTGCATCCGCTATCGCTCCACCAGGACAGCTGCCATTAGCGATCGTCGGCGTCATACTCGTCGGCTGTTTCATTTGGGGCGAGCGGCGTGCGGATCAAGTTGCCCAACTTCAATGCGGTTCCAGCCTGTTCCGCGTCGCGATCGTCCAAGTCGATCCGACCAAGGTTGGGGCGGTTGAACGGCTGAGAGAGCTGTCCGATTCGATCCGCGATCCGGTGGACTTGTACGTCTGGCCCGAATCCTCCCTCGGAATCTATCACTCGGCACTTGCGGATTTTCGCGATGAACAACGTACAACCGAGCTTTCCGAAGCACCGAATCCGGCACTGGTTCCCTATGCCAACAATCGCGCGCACTTGTTAGCCGGAGCGAAGACGTATGACGAAGGCGGACGAGACCGAGGGCCCTATCGTAACTGTGCGTTTTTGATTGATGCCGACAATCGCATCGTCGCGCGGACGTCCAAGCGAACGTTGATGCCGATCGGCGAGTATGTGCCGATGGAGCCTCTGCTGCCGTGGATTCGCGAGTGGTTGGCCGTGGACATGGACCTGGTTCGCGGAAACGATTTCGCACCATTGATCCTGCCGGGCGGGATCAACATCGGCGTGACGGTTTGCTACGAAGACACCGACCCGAGTATTGCAGCGGCGAATTTCCGCTGCGGCGCGAATGTTTTGGTCGGTTTGATCAATGCATCGGCATTCTCCAGTGAAATCACGCTCGAACAGCACCTGCGGCTGGCGCGATTGAGGGCCGTGGAAAACCGAACATGGTTCCTCCGCTGCTCATCGACCGGGATCACTTGTATCATCGATCCGGCGGGGCGAGTCGTCCAACGACTTCCGTGCGGTGTCGAAGGTGTTCTGGTTGCGAACATCCCTTGCACCACTGATTGA
- a CDS encoding sulfatase-like hydrolase/transferase yields MKLIVNVVGTLCWIGFLTAVATETATAREIGDKPNVILIMADDVSWEAFSCYGAEDYATPHIDALAADGVRFTHCYSTPICTPSRVKLMTGKYNFRNYTHFGYLDPNEKTFGHLMKVAGYKTAIAGKWQLNGLYNQLPGHDDPTRPQQAGFDESYLWQVTTGKQIKDGGGERFWSPPLERNGQMQGVQDNHGKYGPDLLCDFICEFMQRNQHDPFFVYYPMMLVHDPFVKTPDTIGDAPRDQSTNKAPKDKAERKENFVAMVQYMDKIVGRIVAQVRELDQLENTIIIFTADNGTNTSISSRWNGQTIRGGKGGMTDMGTHVPMVASWKGTTPPGTVLDDLIEFTDLFPTLAAASGQSLGADDPIDGRSFLPQLRGENGTPRQWVLCHYQPYWNKTPGQFVRNQDFKLYRDGRFYNVPVDLRESNDLADQRLDPQATQSRRQLVEVIERCPPAPTGLGTRDTEVRPLYPDWINLVDPND; encoded by the coding sequence ATGAAACTGATCGTCAACGTCGTCGGCACTTTATGCTGGATCGGGTTCTTGACCGCCGTTGCAACCGAGACCGCAACAGCCAGGGAAATCGGTGACAAGCCGAACGTGATCCTGATCATGGCCGACGACGTCAGCTGGGAAGCGTTCAGCTGCTATGGGGCCGAAGACTACGCGACGCCGCACATCGATGCCCTAGCCGCCGATGGCGTGCGATTCACCCATTGCTACTCGACACCGATCTGTACTCCCAGTCGCGTCAAATTGATGACCGGCAAGTACAACTTTCGCAACTACACGCACTTCGGCTATCTGGATCCCAACGAAAAAACCTTCGGCCATCTAATGAAGGTGGCCGGCTATAAAACCGCGATCGCCGGAAAATGGCAACTGAACGGGCTGTACAACCAATTGCCAGGTCACGACGACCCGACGCGACCGCAGCAGGCCGGATTTGACGAGTCGTACTTGTGGCAGGTCACGACGGGAAAGCAGATCAAAGACGGCGGCGGCGAACGCTTCTGGAGCCCGCCGCTGGAACGCAACGGGCAGATGCAAGGTGTCCAGGACAATCATGGAAAGTATGGACCGGATCTGCTGTGTGATTTCATCTGTGAGTTCATGCAGCGAAATCAACACGATCCATTTTTCGTCTATTACCCGATGATGTTGGTGCACGACCCGTTCGTCAAAACTCCAGACACCATCGGCGATGCACCACGTGACCAGTCCACCAACAAAGCGCCCAAAGACAAGGCTGAGCGGAAGGAGAACTTCGTCGCGATGGTTCAATACATGGACAAGATCGTCGGCCGAATTGTCGCCCAAGTTCGCGAGCTCGACCAGCTGGAAAACACCATCATCATCTTCACAGCCGACAACGGTACCAACACATCCATCAGCTCGCGCTGGAACGGCCAGACGATTCGTGGGGGAAAGGGCGGTATGACCGACATGGGTACCCACGTTCCCATGGTCGCGTCTTGGAAAGGCACGACACCGCCGGGAACGGTTCTCGACGATTTGATCGAATTCACCGATCTGTTCCCGACCCTGGCCGCCGCTTCCGGGCAATCCCTGGGAGCCGACGATCCGATCGATGGACGCAGCTTTCTTCCACAGCTGCGGGGCGAGAATGGGACTCCGCGGCAATGGGTGTTGTGCCACTATCAACCCTATTGGAACAAGACTCCCGGCCAATTTGTCCGCAACCAGGATTTCAAGCTTTACCGCGACGGACGCTTCTACAACGTTCCGGTCGATCTGCGGGAATCGAATGATCTGGCCGATCAGCGTCTCGATCCGCAAGCGACACAGAGTCGCCGACAACTGGTGGAAGTGATCGAACGCTGCCCACCGGCGCCGACCGGGCTGGGAACGCGAGACACCGAAGTTCGGCCGCTCTATCCGGATTGGATCAACTTGGTCGATCCGAATGATTAA
- the msrA gene encoding peptide-methionine (S)-S-oxide reductase MsrA: MTERAILAGGCFWGMEDLFRKQPGVTSTRVGYTGGDVVDATYRNHGTHAEAIEVLFDPSQTSFRKLLEFFFQVHDPTTLNRQGNDRGMSYRSAIYYTNDDQKRIAEETIAEVDTSGLWPGKVVTEVAAAGDFWEAEPEHQDYLIRHPGGYTCHFVRPNWVLPQKTQASS, from the coding sequence ATGACTGAACGAGCCATTTTGGCGGGCGGATGTTTCTGGGGAATGGAAGACCTGTTTCGCAAGCAACCTGGTGTGACGTCCACCCGAGTCGGCTACACCGGTGGCGACGTGGTCGACGCGACCTACCGCAACCATGGCACGCATGCCGAAGCAATCGAGGTGCTGTTTGATCCCAGTCAAACCAGCTTTCGTAAACTTTTGGAATTCTTTTTCCAGGTCCATGATCCGACGACCTTGAATCGACAAGGCAACGACCGTGGGATGTCGTATCGGTCGGCGATCTATTACACCAACGACGATCAGAAACGCATCGCGGAAGAAACCATCGCCGAAGTCGACACTTCGGGGCTGTGGCCGGGCAAGGTGGTCACCGAGGTCGCGGCGGCGGGAGATTTCTGGGAAGCCGAACCCGAGCACCAAGATTACCTGATACGTCATCCCGGCGGGTACACCTGTCATTTCGTTCGACCGAATTGGGTCTTGCCCCAAAAAACGCAAGCGAGTTCCTGA
- a CDS encoding helix-turn-helix domain-containing protein: MTLLDHTSYRIRSNRLRAVRVGIGLSQTQLAAAAGYSSRLIRKAESVGRLSGAAVKDIVQALRERGADVDTDDLLFDDLLTGKRFVECFEEYGECCLDRCGDLLADGFRFHAAGSFCHPLYVANYDKSGLQLWLNRFFSLFQCETNDPMSPRYLIGDHAITARCSLVLIRDGQTSPRIWMNFHFEIRHGLIHRLDSEYDTQAVLEFANPVRRPRSASEVSQSTVFNHSDRPS; encoded by the coding sequence ATGACTTTGCTGGATCACACCTCTTACCGTATCCGCTCCAACCGTCTGCGAGCAGTTCGCGTCGGGATCGGTTTAAGTCAAACTCAACTCGCCGCAGCGGCGGGGTATTCGTCACGTTTGATTCGCAAGGCCGAATCAGTCGGCCGGCTCTCCGGGGCGGCGGTCAAGGACATCGTCCAGGCGCTTCGCGAACGTGGCGCCGACGTCGACACGGACGACTTGCTATTTGATGACTTGTTGACGGGAAAGCGGTTTGTCGAGTGCTTTGAGGAGTACGGCGAATGCTGCTTGGATCGCTGCGGGGATCTTTTGGCCGACGGCTTTAGATTTCATGCAGCGGGAAGTTTTTGCCATCCGCTGTATGTTGCCAATTATGACAAATCAGGACTTCAGCTCTGGCTGAATCGCTTTTTTTCACTCTTCCAGTGCGAGACGAACGATCCGATGTCGCCCCGGTATTTGATCGGGGACCACGCGATCACGGCCCGATGCAGCTTGGTCCTGATCCGCGACGGACAAACCAGTCCAAGAATCTGGATGAATTTTCATTTCGAGATCCGGCACGGTTTGATTCACCGTCTTGACAGCGAATACGACACGCAGGCGGTGTTAGAATTTGCCAACCCGGTCAGACGGCCCCGGTCTGCATCCGAAGTGTCGCAATCAACCGTTTTTAATCATTCGGATCGACCAAGTTGA